The nucleotide window TCGGCGTGGCCGCGGCAGCGCGGGACATCACGGAGCGCAGGCAGGCCGAAATGCGCCTCAGGGAATCGGAGGAGCGCTACCGCACGGCAATCGAGCATTCCAACGATGGGGTCGCCCTCACCCGGCGGGGCGTGCACCTTTACGTGAACCGGAAGTTCCTGGAAATATTCGGATATAGCGGGCCGGAAGACATCATCGGCAATGCCACCCACAAAGAGGTACACCCCGATGACCGCGAGATGGTGATGGAATACGATCGGAAGAGGCGTCGCGGCGAGGAGGCGCCGGCCCGCTATGAATATAAAGGCATAAAAAAGGACGGGTCGGTAATCTTCGTGGAGGCCTCCGTGGCGTCCACCGTCTTCAGGGGAGAGCCCGCATCCCTTGCATATCTCAGGGACATTACGGAACGCAAGGAGATGGAGGAAAAGCTGAGGACCCTCTCCATCGAGGACGAGCTGACCGGCCTTCACAACCGGCGCGGCTTCATGACCCTTTCAGCGCAGCAGCTCAAGGCGGCACAAAGACGGAAGGAGCACATGGCGCTCATCTTCATGGACCTCGACGGCTTAAAATCGATAAACGATACCAGGGGTCACCAGGAAGGCGATAGGATGCTTATCGCGGCCGCACAGGTCCTTCAAAACGCATTCAGGGGGTCCGATATCATAGGCCGCATGGGAGGCGACGAATTTGCCGTGCTCACCCCATATGACACGGGCGCAGACGCCGAAGGGCTTATGGACCGCGCGCGGGCTGCCGTGGAGGAGTATAACGGCTCAGGCGCTCTCCCCTACAGGCTGTCCATGAGCCTGGGCGCCGCCCTGTACGACCCGGAAAAGCCGCGCTCCCTCGACGAGCTTATAGAGGCAGCGGACGCGGCAATGTACCGGGATAAAAAAAAGAAGGGGCCAAGGCCCCGAAAGGCCCCAGCCCCTACAGGTGAATAGGGGGCTATTTTACGAGGTAGCCGTCGTATACGACCGCATTGCCGAGACGCATGGCGAAGGCGATCCCGATGTGCCTGTTCAGGTAATCATATTTCTTCGAGCTTGTCTCGAACTGCATGGTTACCCTGAAATTATAGAGGTTCGGGTCCACCGGCTCTCCTTTGGCCACTTTTGCCATCACTTCGGGGGGACCGAAACGATACCCCTTCGTCTGGAGGTAGACGTACTCCCCGTCGTCCGTCTGAAGAAGGTAACGGGTATCGATGATGGCGAGACCGTCCTTGGTGACGATCTGCCAGTCGGCGCCGTTATTCAGGATCTTGCCTTTGAAGTTGGGGCCTTCGAACTTGCCGCCCGTAATGGGGATGATGCGACGTTTGCCGAGGTCGGAGGTCACGCCGAGCTCCCAGATGGGGGCGACGAGGTCGACAGACCAGCGCCCCAGGAATTCGAGTTTCGGCTTCGGCGGCTCAAAACCCTTGGTGTCGGCCACGGTCCCGGCCGTCTGAGCCATACAGATTGCCGGTACTGCGATGGCGATGATCAATGCGATGATGGTAATCCACTTTTTCATACTCTCCTCCTTAAATTAAAGTGATATGTGATACCGGTATAAGAAAATCTAAGACAAGAAAAGGGCAAAAGCCGTGCCGCAAAGCATAATTCCATAATTACCTTGTCTTAGAAATCAATTAGTCGCCCCGATTGCCTATTATCGCAATTTGTATTGCCTTATTTGGCGATGACGGTATATTATTGCCTTATTTCGCACTTCAGGAGGGAGGAAGAAGATGGATGAAAATGAGTTTTTCCGCAAGGCCTCGATCCATCTCTCGAGCAGCCTCGATATCGCCACGGCCCTCCACAGGTGCCTCCTCTTCCTGAGGGAGCACATGCCCGTGGATGTGATGATAATCTGGCTCTATGAGGAGAGCATGGGAGGGCTCCGCAGGATCGCGGCGGCCACCCCGGAAGAGGGGAGAAACAGCGACACCATCATGCTTC belongs to Syntrophorhabdaceae bacterium and includes:
- a CDS encoding PAS domain S-box protein, with the translated sequence MKRHDRALTEHGQQYREKAGSLPRALAEFDVRREGGTAWVSVNARAVRADSGKFLSYEGTFEDIAARIRIEQALRGSEEKFSKAFNALPVPLSIISVKDGRYIEVNEAFELLWGYERSDVIGRSHLELGMWTSIEQWEFLVRLISAQKRVANLELLLCAKTGEEKIVLCSAEMIELAGEPCILFLHVDITERKQTEEALRRTNSYNRSLIEAGLDPLVMIGPDGRISDVNSAGEQITGRSRQDLIGTDFSDYFTEPEKARAVYWRVFRDGQVRDVPLDLRHCDGRVASVLYNASVYWDEDGSVIGVAAAARDITERRQAEMRLRESEERYRTAIEHSNDGVALTRRGVHLYVNRKFLEIFGYSGPEDIIGNATHKEVHPDDREMVMEYDRKRRRGEEAPARYEYKGIKKDGSVIFVEASVASTVFRGEPASLAYLRDITERKEMEEKLRTLSIEDELTGLHNRRGFMTLSAQQLKAAQRRKEHMALIFMDLDGLKSINDTRGHQEGDRMLIAAAQVLQNAFRGSDIIGRMGGDEFAVLTPYDTGADAEGLMDRARAAVEEYNGSGALPYRLSMSLGAALYDPEKPRSLDELIEAADAAMYRDKKKKGPRPRKAPAPTGE
- a CDS encoding DUF3237 domain-containing protein; its protein translation is MKKWITIIALIIAIAVPAICMAQTAGTVADTKGFEPPKPKLEFLGRWSVDLVAPIWELGVTSDLGKRRIIPITGGKFEGPNFKGKILNNGADWQIVTKDGLAIIDTRYLLQTDDGEYVYLQTKGYRFGPPEVMAKVAKGEPVDPNLYNFRVTMQFETSSKKYDYLNRHIGIAFAMRLGNAVVYDGYLVK